In Brevibacterium pigmentatum, the sequence CCGAGTGCGATGAGGAACCCGAGCGAACCGCCGACGGCGACGACGAACTCACTCGTATCGATCGACCCGATGACCTTCCGGGGCTCCAAACGTCCTGATGAGAGCAGCGTCGTCGTCCCGACCGGACCCCAGCCGCCACCGCCGATGGCATCGAGCGCTCCACCGACGAACCCGACCGGCACGAGCATCCCCGCGCTCGGCCGCGACTTGAACTCCGGACGCTTCCCGCCCAATGCGAGGAACCGCCAGATCACGTAGACCCCGAGCGCGAGCAGGATTCCCGAGATCCACGGGGTCGCGGCCTCCCCATCGAGGCTGGCGAGGAACGTCGACCCGAGGACCGCGCCGATGAAGCCGGGACCGGCGAGGATGCCCACCGTCCGCCAGTCGACATTGCCGAACCGGTGATGGGAGATCCCTGACACCAGGCTTGTGCCCAGTTCAGAGAAGTGCACCGCCGCCGAGGCGGCCGCCGGTGCCGTACCCGCCGCGAGCAGCAGCGTGGTTGAGGTGACCCCATAGGCCATCCCCAACGATCCATCGATGAGCTGAGCGATGAGGCCGACGATCCCGAGGACGATGAGCTGACGCATGTGCTTGCCTTTCGTGGATGACGCGAAGGTGGTGATGACGCAGAAGACGTCGAAGATGCGGGCGGTGTCAGGAACGCAAAGACGCGTTGACTAGACACACTAGCGAAACTGTTGAGCAGAATGGCGAATCATCCGCAATCCTACGAACTCGGTCGCTGTATGTCGAAAGATGACGCCACATGGCGGTATTTCCCTGATGACGAGCCTGTATGCGGCGTTGACACTGATGGGTTACGCTGTGCGAATGCAATCAAGAGTGACGAGAGCTGCTCACCCGGGCCGTATAGTCGTTGAGCAATTGCTTTGCGCGATGACCGTGACACCCCCGGTTCCTGCGCGGGGTCGGGCGCCGCAGCCAGTGAGATTCCGGGCGCAGAGGCCTGCCCAGGAGTGGGCGCTGTGACGGGGCTGCCGTCGGTGGGGCTGATCTCCCACGGGACCTCATCGCCGACCGGCCAAGTCCTCATCGAGGTGCTCGCGGCAGAGATCGCCACAGACCTGCGCATTCGCGGGATTGCCGACGAGGTCATGCTCGGCCATGTGGACGTCCAGCAACCCGACGTCGACGAGGTGATCAACCGCCTGCCCGCCGACCGCCCGGTGATCCTCGTGCCGCTTCTGCTCTCCCCGGGCTATCACGTCCATGTCGACCTCGCCGAGGCGGTCAACCGAGCCATCGAGTCCGGCCGTGACGTTCGGCGGACGCCGACGCTTGGGCCGGATACGAGGCTTGCGGAGATCCTTGCCGATCGCCTTCCGGCTTTGAGCGACAACGACGAGGTCATCCTCGCCGCTGCCGGATCGAGCGACGAGCGGGCGAACGAGTCATGTCGTGAGATGGGCAGGCTGTTGGCCGCAGAGCTCGAGCGTCCAGTCGAGGTCGGCTTCCTTGCCGGTGGGGGAGTGCCGTTGAAGGAGCTCGTCGAAAAGAGCCGTAGCCGGGGAACCCGCCCCGTGCTTGCGAACTATCTGCTGGCGCCGGGGTTCTTCGACGACCTTGCGCGCAAACTCGTCGCGGGTGGCGGAGCGGAGAGTGATCGTGCGAGGAGCGTCGACGCGAAGAACGACGAAGCTGGCAGAGGAAGTGGTCCGGTGGATGTCCTTTCCCCGCCGCTGCTCACCGGCGGAAGCCACGCTGCCGCCGTGCCGCCCGGGCTCGTCGACATCGTCCGCGACCGAGTCGGCGAAGGCGTCCGTGACGGCGTCCGATCCCACGCCTCTACTGCGGGCATGCTCAACGCCTGACCGCACCCGCGGCAGGCGGCCCCAACCGCCCCGCGGCAGACCGTGACGCCATATGTCACTCCGTGACACAAACTATTCGGTAATTTGTTGAGCAATTCGGCATTCATGTAGCGTGGCTCATCACTGGTTCCCCTCAGCGTTTGGAGACAGCAATGTCCACTCAGGTGGAAGAGAACAAGGAAACGGCAGGTAAACGGACCGCTAAGCGGCCCGCCCGCCCGAAGAAGTCCAATGGGCAGTGGAAGATTGACGGCCATGAACCGTTGAACAAAAACGAGATCGACAAAGCCGAAGACAACGGCCTCAACGTTCGCGCCCGGATCGAAACCATCTATGCCAAGCAGGGATTCTCTTCGATCGACTCCGACGACCTGCACGGCCGCTTCCGCTGGTGGGGCCTGTACACCCAGCGCAAGCCCGGAATCGACGGCGGCCGCACCGCGAAGCTCGAACCGCACGAGCTCGAAGACGAATACTTCATGCTCCGCATCCGCATCGACGGCGGCAAGCTCACCACCGAGCAGCTGCGGGTCATCGCGGACATCTCCAACGAATTCGCCCGCGGCACCGCGGACCTCACCGACCGCCAGAACATCCAGCTCCACTGGGTCGAGATCGAGTCCATGCCCGAGATCTGGCGCCGCCTCGAAGCCGTCGGACTCCAGACCACCGAAGCCTGCGGCGACGTCCCCCGCGTCATCCTCGGCTCACCCGTGGCCGGCATCGCCGCCGACGAACTCATCGACCCGACCCCGGCGATCGAAGAGATCTCCCGCCGCTACATCGGCGACCAGTCACTGTCGAACCTGCCGCGCAAATACAAGACCGCGATCACCGGCCACCCCAGCCAGGACGTCGTCCACGAGATCAACGACTGCTCCTTCGTCGCCGTCGAACACCCCGAACACGGCGTCGGCTACGACCTGTGGGTCGGCGGCGCCCTGTCCGTCGTCCCCCGCTTCGCCGAACGCCTCGGCGCTTGGGTCGCCCCCGACCAGGTCGTCGAGACTTGGCTGGGCGTGACCTCGATCTTCCGCGACTACGGCTTCCGCCGCCTGCGCAACAAGGCCCGCCTGAAGTTCCTGCTCGCCGATTGGGGTCCGGAGAAGTTCCGCGAAGTCCTCGAAACCGAATACCTCGGATACAAGCTCGCCGACGGGCCGGCACCGGCCAAGCCGATCACCGCCGGTGACCACGTCGGCGTGCACAAGCAGGCCGACGGCCGCTACTACATCGGGGTCAGCCCCGTCGTCGGTCGCGTCTCGGGCACCCTGCTCGGCCAGGTCGTCGACCTCGCCGACAAGTACGGCTCCACCCGCCTGCGCACCACCCCGCACCAGAAGGTGCTGCTGCTCGACATCGAGGAGAAGGACGTCGAAGCCGTCGTCGCCGAACTCGACGCCTTGGGCCTCTCCAGTCGCAAGGACCTCTTCCGCCGCTCGACGATCGCGTGCACCGGCATCGAATACTGCAAACTCGCCATCGTCGAGACCAAACAGACAGCAGCCGATACCATCACGAAGCTCGAGGAGCGCCTCGCCGACATCGAGGAGCTGCCCCACCCGATCAGCTTCCACCTCAACGGCTGCCCGAACTCCTGCGCCCGCATCCAGACCGCCGACATCGGGCTCAAAGGCCAGATCGTCACCACCGACGACGGCGAACAGGTCCCCGGATTCCAGGTCCACGTCGGCGGAGGTCTGGCTTCGAAGGACCGCGACGAGGCTGGCCTCGGCCGCACCGTCCGCGGGCTCAAGGTCACAGCCGAGAACCTCAGCGACTACGTCGAGAAGCTCGTTCGCCGCTTCCTCGCCGGGCGTGGGGAGACCGAAACATTCTCCGAATGGGCCCATCGTGTTGACGAGGAGGAACTGGTATGACCCGCACGAACACGACCACCACCGAGGCGGCTCCCACCACCGCAACCGCGGTGAAGGGAAGGGCAGCGACCCAGTCCCGCCCCGAACCACGTCCGGTCGAGGAGCTCAAGGCCCTCGCCGAGGCGGGTGCCCGTGAGCTCGCCGGTGACCCGGAGAACGGTGTTCCCGAGGCCAACCCCGCCGACGTCATCCGCTGGGTGTCCCGGAACTTCGACACCGCGGCCTGCGCCGTGGCCTGCTCGATGGCCGACGCCGCCCTGCCGCACTACGTCGCCCAGTACCAGCCCGGCGTCGACGTCCTCTTCCTCGACACCGGCTACCACTTCCGCGAGACCTACGACACCCGCGACGAGGTGGCCCGCCGTGTCGACGTCCACATCGTCGATGTCCTCCCGGAACAGACCGTGGAAGAGCAGGACGCCGAGTTCGGCAAGGATCTCTTCGCCCGCGACCCGGGCCTGTGCTGCGCCCGCCGCAAGGTCGCACCGCTGAAGAAATCGCTGAAAGGCTACGAACTCTGGTTCACCGGAGTCCGCCGTGACGAGGCTCCCACCAGGACGAACACGCCGCTGATCACCTTCGATGAGAAGAACGGACTCGTCAAGGTCAACCCCCTGGCCGCGTGGTCCTTCGATGATCTCCTCAACTACTCACGCGCCTTCGACGTCCCGGTCAACCCGCTGCTTGACCAGGGGTACCCGTCGATCGGCTGCCAGCCCTGCACTCGTCCCGTCGCCGAAGGGGAAGACCCCCGCGCCGGCCGTTGGGCCGGATCGACCAAAACAGAATGCGGACTCCACACATGAGCATCGACACCCAGTTCAACAACGACACCCACAGCGCCCCCGAGGCGACACCGGCCAACCCGAAGAACACCTCCCTGTCCACCCTCGACGTCCTCGAATCCGAAGCGATCCACATCATCCGTGAGGTCGCCGCCGAGTTCGAACGTCCCGTGCTGCTGTTCTCCGGCGGCAAGGACTCCGTGACGGTCCTTCACCTCGCGGCGAAGGCGTTCTGGCCGGCGAAGATTCCGTTCGGACTCCTCCACGTCGACACCGGACACAACTTCGACGAGATCATCCGCTTCCGCGACGAAACCGCCGAGAAGTACGGCCTCGACCTCACGGTGGCGAAGGTCCAGGACTACATCGGCGACGGTCGCCTGCGCGAACGCCCCGACGGGACCCGCAACACCCTGCAGACCCAGCCGCTGCTCGACGCCATCACCGGCGGAAAGTTCGACGCCGTCTTCGGTGGTGCCCGCCGCGACGAGGACAAGGCCCGCGCCAAGGAACGCATCCTGTCCCTGCGCGACGAATTCGGCGGCTGGAACCCCAGCAGCCAGCGCCCCGAACTGTGGAACCTCTTCAACGGCCGTCACCTGCCCGGCGAACACGTGCGTGTGTTCCCGATCTCGAACTTCACCGAACTCGACGTGTGGAGCTACATCGCCCGCGAAGGCATCGACCTGCCCGAGCTCTACTTCGCCCACGACCGCGAAGTCTTCCAGCGCGACGGCATGTGGTGGGCCACGGGCGAATTCTCCGCCCCGCGCGAGGACGAGACAGTCACGACCAAGAAGGTCCGCTACCGCACCGTCGGGGACATGAGCTGCACCGGGGCCGTCGAATCGAGCGCCGATGACCTCGAGTCCATCCTCGCCGAGGTGGCCGCCACCACTGTGACCGAGCGCGGTGCCACTCGCGCCGACGACCGGATCTCGGCCGCGGCGATGGAAGACCGCAAGAAGGACGGGTACTTCTGATGACCACAACCACTGACGCAACCGCCAACACAACAACCACCGAGGCGACGCCGACGTTGGACACGACGACGAAGACGCTGCTGCGCTTCGCCACCGCCGGATCCGTCGACGACGGGAAATCCACGCTCGTCGGCCGGCTCCTCCACGATGCGAAGGCGATCCTCGCCGACCAGCTCGCCGCCGTGACCGCGACCAGCCGGGAACGCGGATTCCTGGGAGGTGAGTTCGACTTCGCGCTGCTCACCGACGGTCTGCGGGCCGAACGCGAACAGGGCATCACCATCGACGTCGCCTACCGGTACTTCGCCACCGACCGTCGCTCGTTCATCCTCGCCGACTGCCCCGGACACGTGCAGTACACCCGCAACATGGTCACGGGAGCCTCGACCGCCGATGCCGTCGTCGTCCTCATCGACGCCCGCACCGGCGCGACCGAACAGACCCGCCGGCACCTCACCGTCGTCTCCCGACTGGGCATCCGCCACGTCATCATCGCCGTCAACAAGATCGACCTCATCGACTACGACCAGGCAGCGATCGAGACTGTCGAAAACGACATCAAGTCACTCGCCGACGAGATCGGCCTCGAGACCCCGCACCTCATTCCGATCTCCGCGCTGGCCGGGGACAATGTCGCCACCACCTCGGACAACACACCCTGGTACACGGGTCCGGCACTGCTCGAACTCCTCGAGACCCTGCCGAGTGCGGACGAGGACACCGCCGATCTCGAGGCCTTCCGCCTCGACGTCCAGACCGTGCTGCGCCCGCAAGGGGGACTGGCACCTGGACTCGACCCCGAGGAATTCCGGGACTACCGGGCGGTGGCCGGACAGATCACGGCCGGGCGGGTCAGCCTCGGCGATGAGATCGAGATCCACCCCGCCGGGCTGACAACGACGGTGACGGGCATCGATACCGCCAGTGGTCCCCTCGAAACCGCTAGTGCGCCGCTGTCGGTGGCGCTGCGGCTGGCCGATGATGTCGATACCGCTCGTGGCAGCGTCATCGCCGCGGCCGGCACCCTGCCCACCCCGCGCAGGGAACTGCGCGCCGAGGTCTTCCCCTTCACGACCGAGGGCCTGCGCACAGGGGATCGGGTGCTCATCAAGACGGGGACGACGACCGTGAAGGGGATCGTCACCATCGAAGCCAAACGCAACCTCGAGACCTCCGAGACCGAACCCGCCGAGGTGCTCGCCGGCAACGACATCGGCCTGGCCCGGGTGAAGCTGTCGGCCGAGCTGCCGGTCCCGGACTTCCGCGACCACGGCACGGCCGGAGCCTTCGTCGTCATCGACCCGCAGACAGGCAACACCCTCGCTGCGGGAATCCACACCCCCGAGGCGGCCCCCACCCCCGAATCCACCGAGGACCAGTCATGACGCTCTTCCTCCCACAGCAGCCCGGCACCGTGCTGCTGGTCGGTGCCGGACCGGGCGATCTCGGACTGCTCACCGTCACCGGTCTGCGCGCATTGGAACGCGCCGATGTCATCGTGGCCGACCGCCTCGGCGCCCGATCGGTCATCGATCAGCTCGAAACCGATCGTGGTGCACCCCTCGGTGCGGAGATCATCGACGTCGGCAAGCTGCCGGGGCACCATCCGGTGCCGCAGAGCGGGATCAACGACATCCTCATCACACAGGCGAAGCTCGGCCGTCGGGTCGTCCGTCTCAAGGGTGGGGACCCCTTCGTCCTCGGACGTGGGGGAGAGGAAGTCATCGCCTGCCGGGCCGCCGGAGTCGATGTCCGCGTCGTTCCCGGGGTGACCAGCGCGAACTCCGTTCCCGCGGTCGCCGGAATCCCGCTCACCCACCGAGGCGTCGCCACCTCGTACACGGTCGCGACCGGCCATGACCAGCTGGGTGAGATCGGCGGGGGACGCGACCACACCGTCGTCGTGCTCATGGGAGTGGGCACACTCATCAACTCGGCGATGGTGCTCGCCCGATCCGGGCGCGGTGACGACTGCCCGGTCGCGATCGTCGAAGACGGATTCGGTGAGAACCAACGGGTGACCATCGGAACCCTCGGCGACATCGCCTTCCGCGCGGCTCGCCGCGGCGTCCGGTCACCGGCCGTGATCGTCGCCGGTGATGTCGTGACCCTGAGCCCCTACGCCGATGGTGCGTTCACCCAGGCGACCGAGCCTGCCGCATCGGCATCCGAACTCGTGAGGAACCCATGACCTACATCATCGCCCAGCCGTGCGTGGACCTGAAGGACCGAGCCTGCATCGAGGAATGCCCGGTCGACTGCATCTACGAAGGCACCCGCTCCCTCTACATCCACCCCGACGAATGCGTCGACTGCGGGGCTTGCGAACCCGTGTGCCCCGTCGAGGCGATCTTTTACGAAGACGATGTGCCCGATGAATGGGAGGCCTACTACAAGGCGAACGTCGAATTCTTCGACGACATCGGCTCCCCGGGCGGAGCGGCCGCCCACGGGGTCGTCGACAAAGACCACCCCTTCATCGCAGCTCTGCCACCGCAGAACACCGACGACTGACCAGCAGCGAGTCCTCGCTCCATCACACCGAGCGACTCCCCGCTCCACGACGACTGATCAAGGAAACCCATGCCTACTATTCCCTTCAGAGTGGCCATCATCGGTGCCGGCCCCGCCGGCATCTACGCAGCCGACCTGCTGACCAAGGCCGAACATGACCTGAGCTTAAGCATCGACCTGTTCGAACGACTGCCCTCACCCTTCGGGCTCGTCCGCTATGGGGTCGCCCCCGACCATCCGCGGATCAAGGGCATCATCAATGCGCTCATCAAGGTCCTCGACCGCGGTGACATCCGCCTGTTCGGCAACGTCGAATACGGGGCCGATATCAACCTCGGCGAGCTCACCGACCGCTACGACGCCGTGATCTTCTCCACCGGCTGCTTCGTCGACGCACCGCTGTCGCTGCCCGGGATCGATCTGCCCGGTTCCTATGGGGCAGCCGACTTCGTAAACTGGTACGACTCCCACCCCGATGTCGCCCAGACCTGGCCGCTGGACGCGGAAAAGGTCGCCGTGCTCGGCAACGGCAATGTCGCGCTCGACGTGGCCCGGGTGCTCGCGAAGCAGGCCGATGACCTGCACACCACGGAGATCCCCGATCACGTCTATGAGGGCCTGAAGTCCTCGAAGGTCACCGACGTCCATATCTTCGGCCGCCGGGGTCCCGCGCAGGCGAAGTTCACGCCTCTCGAGCTGCGTGAACTCGGTCAGGTCGCCGACGTCGACATCATCGTCTATCCCGAGGACTACGAGTTCGATCAGGGTTCGCTCGACGCGATCGAGTCGAGCAACCAGGTCAAGCAGGTGACGAAGACGCTCACGGACTTCGCGATGCGGGAGGAGACCGGGGCGAAGCGGCGACTGCACCTGCACTTCCTCCACGCGCCGGTGGCCATCCTCGGCGAGGATCGGGTGACCGGTCTGCGCACGGAACGTCAGGAACTCGACGGGACCGGTGGCGTCAACGGCACCGGGGACTTCCACGACTGGGACATCGACGCCGTGTACCGGGCCGTCGGCTATGCGGGTACGCAGCTGCCGCAGCTGCCCTTCGATGAGGCCAAGAAGGTCATCACGAATCACGAAGGACGCGTCGTCGACGCCGAAGACCAGGGGCAGGCCGCCGAGGCGGACGTCATCCCCGGCGTGTACACGACCGGGTGGATCAAGCGCGGCCCCGTCGGGCTCATCGGTCATACGAAGGGCGATGCGCTCGAGACGATCGGGCACATCCTCGACGACCAGGCCGCCGGAACGCTCACCGAACCCCTGTACCCGGAGGAGTCCTCGATCGTCGAGCTGCTCAAATCGAAGGGCGTCGACTTCACCGATTGGGAGGGCTACCACCGGCTCGAGGCTGCGGAGAAGGCCCTCGGTGAGACCGAGGGCCGGGAACGCGTGAAGATCGCGACCCGAGAGGCCATGCTCGCCGAGGCGCGTGCCCACCTGACTGCGGAGGCGAACGCGGGCTGAGGTCGCCCAGCTGCGAGGACCTGGACGGAGCGCTAGTTCAGGTTTGCGCTCCCCGTCGTTCAACAGCCAATCGGGTTATCGATGCGAGACAGCATCGATAACCCGATTCGTCGTTGAACGACAATGTTGACCCTGATAGTTACCGACACGACATCAGTGAATACGCTGTGAGCCATTCATGTCTGGATAACATGCTTATTTGAGTATTCCGGATTGGATGACGTCAGGCGAGGAAAAATGGCAGTGAAGAAGCTGGGGGAGCGGGTACGCCGCTGGGGCGCTGAACAAGCGTCGACTCGGCAGAAGGTGATCGCGTCGAAGCTTCGGCATCGTGAGTACCCGTGGCTGCGCGGCTTCGCTGGCGACCGTGTTTCCGCAGGAGCGGCTCCCGACCGCGGCTACGATGCCCGAGCAATTGCCGCAGAGAATCTCAGCACTGTCACACAGCTGCTGCGGACCGCTGGAGTCGAGACAGTGGTTCTGCCGAGTTCGAACGAATTCAATCCCATTGTGGTCGTGGCAGAGAATCAGACACGGCAGGTGGTCGACGCGTTGCAGCGTCTGAACGTCGAGGACGGTTGGCAATCGAACGTGACCGGTTTCTCCGGACGGCGGGCACCGCTGTCCAAATTCGTGTCGACACCGGACGATGTGAGCCGAATCCGCTGCCGTCGCCATCTGGCCGCTCCCAACGGCAAACTGATGAACACGAGGTTTGAAGACGTCATCATCGAGACATGGGCTGTTCTGGATGCAGGAGTCGAACGTGTCGATGGGGAAACACATACTGCCGGGACTCTGCACCGCCGCATCGCTCAGCGTGGTGCTCCCGTTGAGTACCTGACTCCCAGGATCTGGCGACAGACGATCGCTGCCGGTGGTCAGTTGAAACTGCCGCACCCGCATCTCTACGACGTCGTCGATCCTGTCGACATCGTCTACACCTGGGTTGATGGTGACGATCCAGACTGGCGTCAGCGCAAACATGCCGCCGAAACGGGGCTCGAGCAGGGCGCCGTCAATAAGACCGCAACGATTCCGTCGCGATTCACCAGCAGGGACGAGCTCAAATATTCATTGCGCTCGGTCGAGGCCTATGCCAGCTGGGTCAACCACATCTATCTCGTCACCGACGGGCAAGTCCCCAGTTGGTTGGATACTGATCATCCGAAGATCACCGTCGTCGACCACCGCGACATCTTTGCGGACGGTGACGCTCTCCCGGTGTTCAATTCGCATGCGATCGAGTCGCAGCTGCACCACATTCCAGGACTCAGTGAGAAGTATGTCTACCTCAATGACGACATCTTCTTCCTTCGACCGACCGATCCCTCGCTCTTCTTCACTGGCAATGGACTCTCACGATTCTTTCCGTCGAAAGCTCCGCTCGACATCGATCCTCCGTCTGCCCGAGATCTGCCGGTTCTGTCTGCGGCGAAGCGCAATCGTGCGTTCTTGCAGAACAACTTCGCGAGAACAGTGACGAATAAGTTCAAGCACACTCCGCACCCACAGCTACGCTCAGTGCTCACTGAGATGGAAAACGAACACTCCGACGAGTTCGCGGCAGTGGCTCGATCGACTTTCCGTCATCCAGATGATCTGTCGATCCCCTCAGCGCTTTACCACTTCTATGCCTACGCCATCGGTCGAGCTACCCCCGGCAGCATTCGGTACGCCTACATGGACATCGCCCGAGAAGACGCCGAGCTGTACTTCCTGCGTCTGGCGCGGCGTCGTGATTTGGACGTGCTGTGTCTCAACGACACGAACACTTCGGACGTCGATCAGGACAAGCTCGACCGCATGATGAAGGACTTCCTCGAAGACCAGCTGCCGATCCCCAGTACCTTTGAAAAGAGCGCCCACGACTGATGGCCGATAAGAAATATGCAGTGGTCTCCGCTGTCTACAACGTCTCGCGCTATCTCGATGACTTTCTTGCCTCTCTCGACCGGCAGACCATTGACCACTCCCTCGTGGAGATCATCCTCGTCGATGACGGTTCGACGGATGACTCACTTAATCGCCTGAACGAGTGGGCTGCCGCAACCGACTTCTCAGTGACTGTTCTGACGAAGGCCAACGGCGGGCAGTCATCGGCGCGAAACTTCGGGCTCGATGCCGTCACTGCCGAGTGGGTGACATTCACTGATCCTGATGACACCCTGGCCGACGACTACTTCGAAGCCGTCGAGTCTGCGTTGGAATCGCAACGTGGCGCTGAGATGGTGATCTGCCACTTGGTCGATCACTTCGAAGAGACCGGCGAGATCAAAGACTCACACCCGCTTCGCCATCGATTCCGCGGAGGAGATCAGCTGGTCGACATCGACCGGTTCCCCGAATACGTGCATCTGCATGCCTCCTCCGCATTCTTTCGAGTGGCAAAGATCAACAACCTCGAGCTTCGATACGACGAAAGAATCCGCCCGACGTTTGAAGACGGCCACTTCGTTCAGAGGTACCTCCTGGCTCTGCCAAAGCGACTCGTCTCTGTTGTCGACTCCGCCAAATATTTCTATCGCCGACGAGCAGATAGGTCTTCGACACTGCAAACCAGTGGGACCGATCCGAAGAAGTACACCACGGTCCTCGAACTCGGATGCCTTCAGCTTCTCGAACAGGCGGCCCCCGAAGTCCCACTGTGGCTGCAGTACGTCATCATTTATGAACTGACCTGGACTCTGCGGACTGAAGAGGCCACCTTTTCACAGGCTTCCGGTCTTGATACTGCCGCTGCGGCCCGGTTCCACGAAGTCGTGGCATTGATCCGTAAGCACCTATCAGCCGAAGCGATCGAGTCGTTTTCACTGATCAACCGATCGTCGACGCAGATCGAAGCACTTGCCCACGGGTATGAAGCCGAAGACTGGCGGTGGCAATCGGTTGTCATAGGTCGATTCGACGAAGTCCGTCGACTCGTCGAATTGAGGTACCGATTCAAAGGACGAGCACCGCACGAGGAGATTCGGTTCAGAGGAAAACGGATTCAACCGTTCGCAGCCAAGACCCGTGATTTTACGTACTTGCGACGGGCTTTGCTTCATGAGCGAATCATTTGGGTTCCGGTCGATGGCACTGTAACGATCAATCTTGACGGGGTTGCCACGCCGTTGACGTTTGAACATCCGAAGCGGAACCAGTACTCCATCCGACCTTCAAAAGTTCAGGAGCGACGAGGTGCGAAAAGGAAGCCGAACACGGAGACGAAGCTTCGGAAACGCCGTACTAGCCTGACAATGGAAGACCGCTTCGTGCTGTCACTTGCCCGATCAGCACCAGTCCAAAAACTCTTCGCTGGTGCCTGGGTGCTGATGGATCGCAATCTCAATGCTAACGATAACGCTGAGCACCTCTTTCGATATTTGCGTAGGCGGCGACGTGAGATCAACGCGTGGTTTGTTGTCGAGCGGAAGTCGCCTGATTGGGATCGTTTGCGTGCAGAAGGTTTCAAGAGGCTGATCCCTTATGGTTCTGTTTTGTGGAAGGCGCTCTGCCTCAACGCCAGCTTTATCGTCTCCTCTCATGCTGACGCTTATGTCTACTCACCTTTCGTCTTTCCTAATGGTGAGAAGCCGAATTGGAGATTTGTATTCCTCCAACACGGCGTAACCCAGAACAATCTCTCTGGCTGGTTGAACGGCAAGAACATCGCTGGAATCGTGGCGTCGACGGCAGAAGAGTACGCCTCGATAGTTGGAGATCATTCACCGTATAAGTTCAGTGCTAAAGAAGTTGCACTGACAGGAATGCCACGTCACGACATACTAGTTAAGAAATCGGCAGAGCGGAACCCTGAACATCGGCAAATCATTGCGATCATGCCGACTTGGCGAGAATTCTTAGCCGGTGCCAGAGCCGGCCGAGGACATCAACGCGACCTCAATCCGGAATTCTTCTCATCTGAGTTCCTGAATCGGTGGATGGGCATTCTCAACTCGGCCGAACTCAAGAAGATGTCGCAGGATCATGGTTGCACGATCCTATTCATGCCGCACCCGAATCTTGAAGGATACCTGCCGGAACTGACGCTTCCCTCTTACGTGGAAGTTGCTTCCTACTCGGATGTGAACGTTCAAGACGTCATCGCTCAATCGGCAGTCGTGGTCACCGACTATTCTTCAATTGCCTTCGATGCGGCCATTGTCCGTCGCCCCGTTGTGTACTACCAGTTCGACCGAGAGCTGGTCTTCGGTGGTGGGCATCCGACAAAGCCCGGATATTACTCGTATGACCAAGCCGGGTTTGGTCCTGTCGCACTTGAGCACGAACAAGTAATAGAAG encodes:
- a CDS encoding bifunctional glycosyltransferase/CDP-glycerol:glycerophosphate glycerophosphotransferase — its product is MADKKYAVVSAVYNVSRYLDDFLASLDRQTIDHSLVEIILVDDGSTDDSLNRLNEWAAATDFSVTVLTKANGGQSSARNFGLDAVTAEWVTFTDPDDTLADDYFEAVESALESQRGAEMVICHLVDHFEETGEIKDSHPLRHRFRGGDQLVDIDRFPEYVHLHASSAFFRVAKINNLELRYDERIRPTFEDGHFVQRYLLALPKRLVSVVDSAKYFYRRRADRSSTLQTSGTDPKKYTTVLELGCLQLLEQAAPEVPLWLQYVIIYELTWTLRTEEATFSQASGLDTAAAARFHEVVALIRKHLSAEAIESFSLINRSSTQIEALAHGYEAEDWRWQSVVIGRFDEVRRLVELRYRFKGRAPHEEIRFRGKRIQPFAAKTRDFTYLRRALLHERIIWVPVDGTVTINLDGVATPLTFEHPKRNQYSIRPSKVQERRGAKRKPNTETKLRKRRTSLTMEDRFVLSLARSAPVQKLFAGAWVLMDRNLNANDNAEHLFRYLRRRRREINAWFVVERKSPDWDRLRAEGFKRLIPYGSVLWKALCLNASFIVSSHADAYVYSPFVFPNGEKPNWRFVFLQHGVTQNNLSGWLNGKNIAGIVASTAEEYASIVGDHSPYKFSAKEVALTGMPRHDILVKKSAERNPEHRQIIAIMPTWREFLAGARAGRGHQRDLNPEFFSSEFLNRWMGILNSAELKKMSQDHGCTILFMPHPNLEGYLPELTLPSYVEVASYSDVNVQDVIAQSAVVVTDYSSIAFDAAIVRRPVVYYQFDRELVFGGGHPTKPGYYSYDQAGFGPVALEHEQVIEAIGATLQIGKDPGPEYLRRIERTFVTPGRACSRVTEMIEELDRPVNIGDHRPTPEAPQIQYTN